The region TAGGACTAAAAACAAATGTGCCGAAAAAACACGATTTCTTGTAAATGTGCAATCTGTCTAATGGGTTTGAAAGCTGAACCAAGAAAGACATCTGTGGAGGACACGGTCTTGGGAAGGCCTCGGCTCCTGTTGTTTTAAGGGCCCCGTTGGTTTACACGACTGTCTGAGGAAAAAGATATCACATTGCCCTCAGGTTACAGTGCCCCGACCGAGCTGTTATGACAAACTCGCCTCAGGCCTCTGTTGACCACGTAAAACAGAACGTTGTCCAGCCTATGCCGGGTCAAGGGTTTTAAAGGGTCAGTCTGTGCATTCGCAACAGACCTAATCGTTCAGAAAAAGTGTCCTCTAGATGAACTCGTGGCATTGATTGTGCTCACTTCaagaatttatttttgttacaaTTCCTCAAGCCATAAACCTATCTCTTTTATTCTGACCATTTGGTTCTGGTCCATAACAACAATTCTTGCCAAAAAGATCCGCAAAGCGTCAATTTTCAATACAAGATTGAGACTTTTGGGATTTAAATGGCACTGAGTGTGTATCAAAGGCAGTGGTGCTCATCTAAGTAAACAGAAGCATGTAACAAGCATTGGAGTATTTTGTTACATTCCGTTTATTTTAGGCAAATTGTTTTTTGCTATTAAAATATCCACTGTACTTAATTATTTTCTTACCAATTCTTTTTCAGTAGCGTCCGTTTTTGCACGTGTGGAATTTGTGTGTCAAGAACTGCAGTGTAGTTTAAAAAGCAAAGGAAATTACTCATAAAATACTGGCAAGATTGATTCTGTATGATATCTGACAGTATTTTCACATATGAATTTTaatctttaaaacacacacgcacccccccaccacacacacacacacacacacacacgcacacgcacacacgcacgcgcgcacacgcgcacacgcgcacacgcacacacacagaagaaGATCATAAACCAATTTATATCCCATCCTTGTTAAAGCGGTTAGAAAACAGTCGCGTGTTTACAACCGTGGGAACATGACCATATAGCAACAGCActcacaaacaaaacaaaggacTTTACCTTCATTGCTGACATCGTCTGCTAGATGAAAATATTCACTTGTGATATCATTTCATGAGTAGACTAGTTCACGAGACTTCCCTCTCCAAAAAGTTTTCTTATGGCATGGCTTGGTGAATAGATGAAAAAGGAGGGGGTCTTCAAGTGTCCTCCAAGATTTCACTGCCCTCCTAGCAGAAGGTCCGTGCAGTTGTGCTGCTGAATAACAATAGAAAGAAGACTTGCTTAAAGAGAAGCGGTGATTAATGATTTTTCTGTATAATTCTCACATTTTTCTTAGGGCATCTGTCAGCAAATAATAGCGATGAACTTTTGAAACCTTTAGAATAAAATCTGCTCGCCCCTATTTAGGCCATAGGGGCCGAAGCTTTTTACCCTAAAATACGAaagggtcatgaacaggaatAGAATTCCATAATGACATTGTTTGAAATGCCATATgtataaggttttttttttattattattttaggctTAATGTAAAAACGCATTTTTGTTTACACGTTGTGGCGAGTGTTCCAAAAAAGCAATAATACATGAAGGCTGAACAGACAAATAGCATTAGCGGGATTCCTGATGCCAGACCGTAACAGAAAGAACTAGTAATTGAAAAATATCTGGATGCCAAGGAATGCTAGCAGGCCATTTTAAAGCCATATTTTTGTTTAACGTTAAATACTGACAAAGAAAATGCTATTTTCTTTGGTTCTATATTTTCGATACGTGGTCttagaaaagaaaatgaaaattaaTACAGGCTCTGCTCAATCCAAAAGAAGCCATTTGTCTTCTTGATTATCTGTTTGGTTGTCAGGGTTTGAGCTATGGCACTGGCCCTCTCCACTGCAATATAGAAAAACACAGCGCTTACTGGCAAATACACTAGAACTCGTTGTGCAGAAATTGAACTCATTAAACCACTGAAAACCTCTGAACCGAGAAATTTTTTTACCCGATTTTCGAAAGGGAAAGCACATTTCAGTAAGCATTCTTTGCTTCAAAGAGCAGAGGCAGTGCGTCGTTAAATTAACGAGAAAGTGAAAAGAATGGTTATGATTTAAAGCAAGATTACAATGCGTAATGTACCAGGATTAATCGAAGCCCGGAGTTATAAATCACGAAAGCGATATACAGGTGATTTTAAAGACAGCATTTTCATGGCAGGCCACAAAGTTTTGTTTCAGCTCCACAATATTAAGGAAACAAATACAAGACAGTTGTTGTCatgatttattacatttctaTGGCTATTTACAAGTAACAAAAGTATACATTAAAAGTGATCGTTACGAAGAGAcgaaatacaaatataaacgagtgtaaaatacattttctccGGGACGACTAATCTTTGGAATGTTAAAAAGAAAGTTACAAACGATGCAATACAGCATATTGAACAAGATAGTAAAAGACAAACATAAAGAAAGCaataagagaaagaaagaaagaaagaaagaaagaaagaaagaaagaaagaaagaaagaaagaaagaaagaaagaaagaaagaaagaaagaaagaaagaaagaaagaaagaaagaaagagtttaaacttaaatatataagcaaaaacataaaataacggGGAGGAAAGAAAATTAGAGTGTAGCTCATTCAATCATGCAATATACGCAGTTTTATCTATACAGTTCTGGCCACACGCAGATTTAAATTACATtgaaatttacatatttatgcAGATATAAATGCAAATCATATTCATTAAACGACTTCAACCGTgtaactttaaaaaaacaaagaaaacaaaacctACAAAATTGCAACTGAGGTAATTCAAATAGTATTTAGCAGTTTTTAAATGGTTAGACTTGTACGTATTTTGGTTATGTATAGGTTTATAATCATCCAGCTTCTATTACTTTTAATGTATTTGAATAacacttaaataatacatataGTACACATCACCTTTCTCTATTTTCAAACTAAAATGCGCTAAACGAACAGATATTTAATGTATGAACGTTGAATGAGGTTTTTGTTTGCCCAGTGAAGTTCAACTGGATTTCAAACAATTTCAGTCTCACatatcaaaaacaaacaaacaaacaaataagaaacaacagcaaaatacattaaatgcGATTTAGGCTTCATATAAAAAATAAGCTTCATATTAGTAAAAATTCGTACAGCTAGTTTTGTAGGCCACACGCCAGCAAAGAAAGGAGTGTAAGAAAATGGCTCTTGACAAAACAAGGAGACTCATTTATTTAGCACAATGCTAGACGTCGAGGTAATGGGCAGGCCCACGGTTCATCCTTTGTACCACAGAGTAAACATGACAAATGGGGCTGCGTTTGGCATGATTAAAGATGAAACACGGATCCATCTTCACCAAATCTGAAAACTGTCTGCTGCCTTCTGTTCTTATTGAGGGGTCGAGGGAGCAGAAAAGAACAGGGGTATGGGATAAAAATGAGAACTTGAGTAAACTGGGAGTGAGGCCATCTGTGAAAGTGTTTGAGTTCGagtcttcatttcatttctatTTAAGTCATGTATTTTCCTCATGTGTTCCTTCTCATTACCCCACCTTGTGTTATTTCCTAGTCGTTTACAAGGGATGACAGGGAGTCAGAATGACAAAAATCCGCGCGTCTCACTGAGGTCTTGAGAATGTGCGTGATTTTGAGGAGTATTTGCCGGCATAAAAGTCGGTGGAGGTTAACTCAGTGTTGATTATTTTTTAACGGACCGCCACTTAAACTTGAGTTTGCAGAATTGCTGGAGCGGATCTTTGTGTTCGGTAGCTTATGATCTTTCTTCCACTTCATACGCCGATTCTGAAACCAAATCTTTATCTGTCGTTCGGAAAGGCAAAGGGTGTGGGCAATTTCCACCCTGCGTCGGCGAGTAAGGTAGCGGTTGTAGTGAAACTCTTTCTCCAGCTCAAGAACTTGCTGTCGCGTGTAGGCTGTGCGTGAGCGCTTAGGCTCTCCGCCCGAATAGTTCGGACTCACTGCAGGGAAACAGAGAATCATGTTAAGAAAATCACACTGTAACTAACCAAGCATGCAACTGTACATGAACGTCCAGCAGTACACATATATAGTAGAAATAAGGTTGGTGTATGAACACTCGTATTATataacatgcaaaaaaaaatcaataaataaatatgaagccATGTACTGGTCaccattattaataatttactttattttttatagtcAAAATAATTAGATACCAATTAAACAAACGATAGTTTATCTGTACTTTTGCTAATAAAAATACTCATCACCAATTTGACGAAATAGAACTCtgcattttctctcattttagCATAATATTCTAAAAAAGTTTACAGTTTAAAATTGGTTGCTTAGGCCTAAACAAAgttttttgtttactttgcaATTAGTAtcttaataaatgttaaaactgtatatgttttaaaaaatgttaacaaACAAGGTGGCATAACCATACGCGTTTATATATCAGGCCACTTAAAATCAAATTACCAAAACATAAAACTTATGAGTTACTGAAAAGCTCATAAAACCGTTCAGGGcagaaattaaaactaaaaggTTGCACAGACGTCAAAGATACTTTCAGAAGAAGTGCAATAAAAATTTATGAGGGGTGTAATTATATTGCCGTACAAACAGCCGATCGTAAATCTCAACCAAAGGCTACTTCACAAGGAAAGCAATAGATTTTACACTCGACATTTCTGCGCTTTAAAAAGGATGAACTGCGAATGTTGACACAGAAGTAATAGAAGTTTAGCTGCACTTACCGATGTTTACGTGGACTTTTTTCATCCATGGGTACACCACGGGATCCTTTCGTGAAGTAACCGAAGTAGCACTTTGTATGATGGGGGTTTGAACGCAAGCAGGCGGAGGGCTCGGAGTTACCGAGTCGCAGCGATGGCTTGGTTCAGGTAGGGCGGAGGAGAGAACAGCTGGGTTTAGTACGTGACCACGAGGAGACATCACCACGGCGGGCTGCCCGGCACTCTGGCATGATAGGTAGGCTGGATTGGTGCAGCCCGATCGCTGGTGGTAGATCGACTCATGCTGGAACGACGGCTCTTGCCTCTGGGCGCTATAGTAGTCTGGAGAGTGACTGGGTAGGTAGTCGCTCTGTGAGTATTCCTCGCAAGGTGGAAACTTAGGGTCCACATAGTTGGAGTTGATCAAATAGGAACTCATGGCCATTAATTTCTTTGAATTGCAGACAAAATATACTAAAATTTATATCTATCCCTTTACTCGTTTTCCTGTTTGTTAGAACCCTCCTACTTTCTGTCAAGTGAACAAAGTTAAAAGTCCACGTGACAGCAGTAGCCAATAGTATAAATCCTTCCCATTCCCGGATAAGGAAATGCGAATGGGCAGTCTAGACTACGCTTAATTGTCAGTGCAGAGTTCTGGATAATGAAACAGTGCGTTCACTCTTTAAAAGTTGGAATGGTTTTACAGTATAGCAGTGGTAGccaatcataataaaaaaaaatgatcagCGTGAAAATTTTTACGTTTATAAATTAACTGACTTCATTCCCAGTCACACTGACTACCTGTGCTTAATGAAAACACAttttctaataaaaataatgttcaaCGGTTTTAAACATTATTACTTTTAACCAGAACTCACGAATCACAGTTCCACTGAAAATGTAACAGTTGTTTGCTCTGGCCAAGCTCTTAAATGCACTTGCTAATAATGGCAAAAGAATGGAGGTGGCGTGATCTGCGTGTCAGAGATAAATCTGGGCTTGTTTGAGATCGATAGAAAATTCATCAACTAAATTCAGGTTGCAAAGGCTCTTAAATCAAAACTAAGACTTTTAGCATTTCCCAGTCGTTCTCTTCGAAGAGCGCGCGTATCCGGCATTCTGATTTATACAATaggcataataaataaaaagcaactCAATTAACATGCCCTGTACATTGCAGCTGGCTTAattcatttccaaaaaaaaatgtgtttgattcCAGAGCTAACTCAGCAATgtcttgtatatatatatatatatatatatatatatatatatatatatatatatatatatatatatatatatatatatatatatatatatatatattgctggatatatacatatacactacgtgtgtgtatgtctgtgtctgtgtgaaatCTTCGTTTTCCATCGATGTTTCATTGTGGTTTATACATCAACTACATACTCCCCTAGATACGAATTTGTGACTGTGTGTCTGTTCACACAAATCCGGATCTACAGGGTATATATAGATGACAGGTGTCTTCTTGACAGTTACTGAATGAAAGTACTCACCTTGGTGCCTTCCAGTCATTGTCATAGTGTTACACCTGTAGCGGTTCGAATTTACAAACATTACTAGAGGACCAAAGTACTAAAAATCGTTTGTTTCACTTTCACTTCTATGTGGTAAAGCCAAAGGCAAAACACTTAAAGTCAATAATTTCTTGTAGAAAGAAAACTTATTAATACTATGGAAACCAATGTCAAATGTGATCTATAGCATATTGAAAGATTTCTGAAAGGTCAAATGATTCAgcaacctaaaaaaaaacatgtgtgTTATGACATATAAGCCCTGTTTACAGGGAGTTCACGATGAGTATACAATAATACAGTATGCACAGAGGGACAcgaaataaatagtaaataatgaCATTTAGTTTTCTCTTTAATCAAGCTGATGTTTATATTTTCACGACATATGAAAAGGTTAATCACACTGATCTCTGCACGGTTTTTGCATTTCGAGATATATTAGTGAGATACAAAATTTGTGTATATGCCAACATAAACAGTAAAGACATTTTTCAGATAGCAGTgcgtattaaaaaatatatttatatatgtcaacttatttaatataaaatacgcTTTAGTTATTTCGGCTTTGTAAACGAACAATTACGGAAATACACTCATGACACTGTTTTTTCAAAAGTTTTAATAGTTGAGCATGTAAGTGATTAAAACTACTAAACCAGGTGAAATATGTTTATCAGATAATATGAGATTATCATACACGTTGAGAGGGTTGTAGTGGCGTGTGCCAGAATACTTTATACCAATTCATCCAATTAATTGGACAAAATGAAAATATGCAGGCGTTACAAGTCACAAATACAAGTCAGAAAATAACTAAATCATAATAActtatttgtacatttattaaatggCTTTTTATAACGTTTGCTTAAAACATGAGTTAATACATATCAAACCAAGTCGGTTTAAAAATCATTTCCAAGTAATGATTACGTTATTGTTAACTTTTGAtatttcttttgtattttaagtaaacgTTAATGCGTTTTATTTGATATAATTtaagtaataattattttttaacggATAACACTTTTGTGGTCACAGTCTGTATGCACAAAAGGCTTTGTTATGTGTTTTCCCTCCACAGTGCAATGTTTTTAAGGCAAAAAAAATAGTGTATTTGCGTGTACATTAAAACCGGTTGATAAAGCAAAATGTACtttgattttatttagttttagttattttatttgctgACTAATGTGACGTAAAAAGCAGCTGTAGGAAAACCTATGTATAATCTTTATTTGGTTTAACAGTCTTTTTAGTCCTTTATCAATTTgttttccacacatataaaaatCATGTTTTTCAATTAATTATGGTTGACTTTAATCCTGAAATTGCAGTCAAAACACTTCTTAACAATTTTATTCcagataaaaaaagcatttactactAATTTAATGCACGCCTTAGCAACAGTATGGGTAAACGCAAATAAAAACGCAAATACCAGTATAGTAAAAAAGGAGAAAGTTTGTCCTAGCTGTCCAGTCTAACCCTTTCACCCCCTGAAACTCCCGACCTCGCCTTCACCCCCATCTCTATCTCTTTCAAAACGCATAGGGACCTCGAGCCATCTGCCTCATTATAAGGTTCATGAGTACACCCATGCGCATTCAAACCTCAAGCATAGTCTTAAGCCAAAGTACATATTCACCATAAAAACACATCCGTGCGGCTCAGTGAAACTCGAATTCAAGCTCATAACTCCGTTATGAAAGGAGGGGGGACAAACTCGCCACTGTGAACGAAAGCACGTGGTTCGCTCAGGCAAAGCACCTGCAGAAAAGAGCGCGGCAATATGTAAATGAAGGGCCAGTTTACTTACTTTTCTTCTCCTTTGTGCGTTGTATTTTGTTTCACATAGATATCGTCTCAACAAAGTCCTTTTGCCTTTGCCTTTTGCCCGGTACAGACGGGACCAGACGCAGTCTCCACTCCAAATCCTTTCTTTCTATTACGACGATAGCCCGAGCTTCTCCTCCTACCCCCCTTTTCCCCTTTCTCTAACTCCACAGGTTTAGTCCGTGACCTCGCCGTGATACCGTCGTTCGTACAACTCCCTCTCGCTTCCGCGGTCCATATCTGTCCCACAACCGTTCGAGACCAAGACCTTAAccacaatagaaaaaaaaatcactattaaaTAAGACAGTGATGTCAGCTGTGTTCACTTAAACGGTTGATCTTTCCGGTTTCCAATGTCTCTTTTAAAACCTTGTTGTTTAAGGGGTTTCCCCACTCAGTGTAGCCTTCTGCCTCtcaaaacagctaaaaataacGTGTCAGACTAGTGTTGCCGCGAGCACTAGACTACAATACCAGTGGACGCTTTAAGTCATTTTGTTGTGGACGCTCAAGTTTTCGTATTAATCTTGCACTTTGGCAGTCTTTGTTAAACAGCGAGGCGTGTCACAAGTCCcagtacattttaatatttgttaGACGCTCTGACCTGCGGTTCACCCCTTTTCTGGATCTCTCCCACTCAGAAGTTCTATAGTAATGTATGCACAGTTTGCACGCTCATATTAAATTGTGTCCAAGTCAGTACTTTGAAGAAAAATGGTTTAAAGTGGGGAGGGGGTCACAGTGAATGCAAGTTAAAACCAACTTATATGTGCAACCTTTAAGCAATTTTCCTTGCGTTAAAACCTAAAAAGTAGAACATATAGTAGGAGTAGAATATATTAGTAGTACatatctatatataatatatatacatttatgtgtatatatatatatatatatatatatatacacagtatatatatatatatatatatatatgtgtgtgtgtgtgtgtgtgtcattgaGTTTTTGTAGTTCGAATGTGAAACAGCTACTTTAATTTATAGACATacacattttgtacattctacACATAAATTACCCATAACGTTTTTCAACT is a window of Trichomycterus rosablanca isolate fTriRos1 chromosome 22, fTriRos1.hap1, whole genome shotgun sequence DNA encoding:
- the hoxb4a gene encoding homeobox protein Hox-B4a, whose translation is MAMSSYLINSNYVDPKFPPCEEYSQSDYLPSHSPDYYSAQRQEPSFQHESIYHQRSGCTNPAYLSCQSAGQPAVVMSPRGHVLNPAVLSSALPEPSHRCDSVTPSPPPACVQTPIIQSATSVTSRKDPVVYPWMKKVHVNIVSPNYSGGEPKRSRTAYTRQQVLELEKEFHYNRYLTRRRRVEIAHTLCLSERQIKIWFQNRRMKWKKDHKLPNTKIRSSNSANSSLSGGPLKNNQH